The following proteins come from a genomic window of Dreissena polymorpha isolate Duluth1 chromosome 1, UMN_Dpol_1.0, whole genome shotgun sequence:
- the LOC127852713 gene encoding uncharacterized protein LOC127852713 produces MSRASKEFDKSGVNRHKGPASETAGKVVQQFLEALKKNLEPAKAGGVLGKTTKDDVMSWVDENELDLMHHVIILNRGEAVEYLLKQGYFQAPFVPRSNLYPHLACLLGHRTCLNIILQYRKDDNRPFTKLTYRLDGADATDGTREMTPLDVAAEAGQLACVKQILDQCVIKEHPAFAKYPYVALACLAQSQVAVSFIIKKDKPGLEDIKKAIEVSLKKASADCLDILLQMKFKTDDMFGKRNFFHMLFTFSNAADFGADGYRRLQDVTKVLIRHKYDVNNASPPNTYPMYSLIRNSLCIHDYTNTRHYLSALRMLLEAGANPNFDEVANEKKLNDKGIKSVHDRVAYSSAMNCLFETTEFYSEYLQSNNLASQFVVHVSEVLVHGGVKLETQWKLGDQDCKQIGTVLHQLAMSSVKLGVNTDTFKYFLRQGADPNAKMENGKYVINTFFDTLYKSLKELSLRQTPKDHTNDVTTILSLSLFMTRACVINTLKILKKDYSRNPPHHFKKYYEMADDQLQERVNEVWPLKRICRALIWDLCQRDAVRVKSLPTNIESRTYILPSI; encoded by the exons ATGTCCCGAGCGTCGAAAGAATTCGACAAGAGCGG GGTTAATCGACATAAAGGCCCAGCCTCAGAAACGGCAGGTAAAGTCGTTCAGCAATTTCTGGAGGCTTTGAAAAAGAACCTGGAACCAGCCAAGGCGGGAGGAGTTCTCGGGAAGACAACAAAAGATGACGTCATGAGCTGGGTGGATGAAAATGAACTTGACCTCATGCATCACGTGATCATTCTGAACCGGGGCGAGGCTGTCGAGTACCTTCTGAAGCAAGGATACTTTCAG GCCCCGTTCGTGCCCCGTAGCAACCTGTACCCGCACCTGGCATGTCTGCTGGGTCACCGGACGTGCCTGAACATCATCCTGCAGTACCGGAAGGACGACAACCGACCCTTCACTAAACTCACATACAGGCTGGACGGCGCTGATGCGACAGACGGGACACGAGAA aTGACGCCGCTAGACGTCGCTGCGGAGGCGGGCCAGCTGGCATGTGTGAAGCAGATTCTAGACCAGTGCGTCATCAAGGAACATCCGGCGTTCGCAAAGTACCCGTATGTAGCGCTCGCATGCCTCGCTCAGTCACAGGTTGCCGTCAGCTTTATAATCAAGAAGGACAAACCTGGCTTGGAGGATATCAAGAAAGCGATCGAGGTTTCTCTCAAGAAAGCAAGCGCCGATTGTTTAGACATTCTGCTCCAAATGAAGTTTAAAACAGACGACATGTTTGGAAAAAGGAACTTTTTCCACATGTTGTTTACGTTCAGCAATGCAGCAGATTTCGGAGCTGACGGCTATCGTCGCTTACAAGATGTGACGAAAGTATTGATACGTCACAAATATGACGTCAACAATGCTTCGCCCCCTAATACGTATCCGATGTACAGTCTTATCAGGAATTCGCTGTGCATTCACGATTATACGAACACGAGGCATTATTTGTCAGCTCTCCGAATGCTTCTTGAGGCTGGAGCGAACCCGAACTTTGATGAAGTTGCGAATGAAAAGAAACTCAATGATAAAGGAATCAAATCTGTTCACGATAGGGTGGCATACAGCTCCGCCATGAACTGTTTATTTGAAACGACGGAGTTTTACTCCGAGTATCTACAATCAAACAATTTGGCATCCCAGTTCGTGGTCCATGTCTCGGAGGTTCTAGTTCATGGTGGGGTAAAGCTCGAGACCCAATGGAAACTGGGGGATCAAGACTGCAAACAGATCGGCACAGTTTTGCACCAGTTGGCGATGTCGAGCGTCAAACTTGGCGTCAACACGGACACATTTAAATATTTCCTTAGGCAGGGTGCGGATCCAAACGCCAAGATGGAGAACGGCAAATATGTGATAAATACGTTTTTCGATACGTTGTACAAGAGTTTGAAGGAGCTCAGTCTCAGACAGACGCCAAAAGACCATACTAATGACGTCACAACTATTTTGTCATTGTCGTTGTTTATGACTCGCGCATGCGTAATTAATACATTGAAAATACTGAAGAAGGATTATTCTCGGAATCCTCCACATCATTTCAAGAAGTATTACGAAATGGCAGATGACCAGTTACAGGAAAGGGTCAATGAAGTATGGCCCCTAAAACGGATTTGCAGGGCTCTTATCTGGGATCTATGTCAGAGGGACGCGGTTCGAGTGAAATCTCTTCCGACTAACATTGAATCAAGAACATATATTTTGCCCAGCATTTAA